In the genome of Osmerus mordax isolate fOsmMor3 chromosome 15, fOsmMor3.pri, whole genome shotgun sequence, one region contains:
- the tlcd4a gene encoding TLC domain-containing protein 4-B: MEAFSLLILLISVSSFFTFQWLFHRVSPGISSRVSKGFLTLSDKQKVEWNSRTVSTLHALVVGLFCLYILRFDDAINDDPVWGDPTLVKINVGITSGYLISDLLLIFYYWKAIGDKFFVVHHLAALYAYYYVLGQGMLPYFANFRLLAEFSTPCVNQRWFFEVLGYPKSSKPNIANGVAMAVVFFVVRIAVMPLYYSRMWSVYGTEAFYRLPCSGRVAWICSSICLDVMNTMWMHKIARGCYRVMLSGRRPKSASQENGKAE, encoded by the exons ATGGAAGCCTTCAGCCTGCTGATCCTCCTCATCTCGGTCAGCAGTTTCTTCACTTTCCAGTGGCTGTTCCACCGGGTCAGTCCTGGGATCTCTTCCAGGGTCAGCAAGGGCTTCCTCACCCTCAGCGACAAGCAGAAAGTCGAGTGGAACTCAAG GACCGTGTCCACGCTTCATGCCCTGGTGGTCGGGCTCTTCTGCCTCTACATCCTACGCTTCGATGATGCCATCAATGATGACCCCGTCTG GGGAGATCCCACCCTTGTGAAGATAAATGTTGGCATTACTTCAGGCTACCTCATATCTG ATCTGCTGCTGATATTTTACTATTGGAAGGCGATAGGAGACAAGTTTTTTGTAGTTCACCACCTGGCAGCGTTATATGCTTACTACTATGTACTG GGTCAAGGAATGTTGCCTTATTTTGCGAACTTCCGTCTTCTTGCGGAGTTCTCTACTCCGTGTGTGAACCAGCG CTGGTTCTTTGAAGTGTTAGGCTACCCTAAGTCCTCCAAGCCCAACATCGCCAACGGGGTTGCCATGGCCGTCGTCTTCTTCGTGGTTCGGATTGCCGTCATGCCGCTGTACTACAGCCGCATGTGGTCGGTGTACGGCACCGAGGCCTTCTACCGGTTGCCGTGCAGCGGCCGCGTGGCGTGGATCTGTTCCAGCATCTGCCTGGACGTCATGAACACCATGTGGATGCACAAGATCGCCCGCGGCTGCTATCGGGTCATGCTCTCGGGCCGACGGCCCAAAAGCGCGTCGCAGGAGAACGGGAAGGCGGAGTGA
- the si:ch211-230g15.5 gene encoding LOW QUALITY PROTEIN: polyhomeotic-like protein 3 (The sequence of the model RefSeq protein was modified relative to this genomic sequence to represent the inferred CDS: deleted 1 base in 1 codon), whose product MERDLISQTQPEHGGTSKESSGGTSFQPLTSITTRISTNATGTPIPPRLTPNPTLKPPTLTPISSSPPPPLTPAPSFPASLTPKTATPPALIPFPPKLTPTPNLPLPTQTLHLLPTSAMVTTPPSSSATSPPLTASPLSLTPSSASTPITSLPPSTVTHNNVNSSSPKTSSVLTNGKTRPSPTPTSTPITPFHTPASPTGKQLSESHSLGSPRPVPSNQSTPPVSRVSQKALLLGKRLQSSRRDQVLLRAEMLILTSAMRPVPSSSSSSSSFSSYPRPASAQLQNLTLRPPPPGTLNIPSSLRLKPPSSAPPPLPLPRPRTPIFPPLRPRPHPTSTATDSQTTPSQHLSVPPPTLYSSVRSVPLRPRLHSPSNYRAVPPRQSPALRPIAAATAKHAPPMKRLWTGLASCPSSPSLISQSQHISLSSSHPLNSTSCFERSPSAARQLQIIALSSGRQSQPSNSAHAHASVQSQPSDSAHAHASVQSQPSNSTHAHASVQSQPSDSAHAHASVQSQPSNSAHAHASVQSQPSVQDSPQLVGESQRTLSAEKYNPHPPKAPVCKTPSTLPSAPSTLPSAPSTLPSAPSTLPSAPSTLPSAPFPLPSAPALLSPPAPCLQTSPPNPSQKQKEEEGTEGAREAAETRRESHRVREEREGAREAAETRRKSHRVREEREGAREAAETRRESHRVREEREGARERSGEDREVGEMEDHRERGTTAEMDGERERTAEDKEDQKKERPGGEERMEGAEDRRETCQEDRGGEWMDVDRSHTQSKSQTGFPQQHCHVEPNKNQDKDQCSTSPNQTLLDPAKKTQSIDKVNLCESLSAQSDNLSDSPPPHLPALSTHLSSPPSQSQAQPETFSESQPGPWAQKVWPEGGRRVLTHLVEGFVIQEGLQPFPVNRSSLLVQEDVGVTQNSNGANGVEHVPLTDTIAPPSAHSSDSDEEGGATDDPMTLRAGPREKKAVLYCQFCAKRGHAHNFMRSKRFCSTACARGYNVGLTKRLRALSAGSRAEGRSSSSGLKRAMSVPGKPLLLRLPRDLWSAHRHDHKDEEEEDPAVSMTTRLGRRAGRRRERRASEPAMTSEPCVTSLLRPAQWSVEQVCDFINTLQGCGEVSEAFRLQEIDGQALLLLTEDHLMTSMNIKLGPALKICAHINTLKHP is encoded by the exons ATGGAGAGAGACCtcatctcccagacccagcctgaGCATGGAGGAACCAGCAAGGAGTCCAGCGGTGGAACAAGCTTCCAACCCCTGACTTCTATTACCACTCGCATCTCAACCAACGCCACAGGGACCCCCATCCCTCCAAGACTCACCCCGAACCCCACCCTTAAACCTCCCACCCTGactcccatctcttcctcccctcctcctcccctcacccctgctccctccttcccagcctctctcacccCTAAAACAGCTACCCCTCCAGCACTCATTCCCTTTCCCCCGAAACTCACCCCCACTCCCAACCTTCCCCTCCCTACACAAACTCTACACCTCCTCCCAACCTCCGCTATGGtgaccacccctccctcctcttctgccaCGTCTCCCCCCCTGActgcttctcccctctctctcacaccctcctccGCCTCAACTCCTAtcacctctctacccccctccactGTAACCCATAACAACGTTAACTCCTCATCCCCCAAGACTTCCTCCGTCCTGACCAATGGGAAAACAAGGCCTTCCCCCACACCAACTTCTACTCCAATCACACCCTTTCACACCCCAGCCAGTCCAACTGGCAAGCAG ctGTCTGAATCCCATTCCCTGGGCTCTCCCAGGCCTGTGCCGTCCAATCAGAGCACTCCGCCTGTGAGCAGGGTGTCCCAGAAGGCCTTGCTCCTGGGGAAACGTCTCCAGAGCTCCAGACGTGATCAGGTGCTGCTGAGGGCTGAGATg CTGATTCTTACCTCCGCTATGCGACctgtcccttcctcctcctcctcctcctcctccttctcctcttaccCCCGTCCTGCCTCGGCCCAG CTCCAGAATCTAACCCTGAGGCCTCCTCCTCCGGGTACCCTgaacatcccctcctctctccgtctgaagccgccctcctccgcccccccc cctcttcctctccctcggcCCCGGACGCCCATCTTTCCCCCTCTCAGGCCTCGCCCGCACCCCACTTCCACGGcgacagacagccagaccacACCAAGCCAGCACCTCTCAGTCCCGCCCCCGA ctctctATTCCTCTGTGCGTTCCGTCCCTCTGAGACCCAGACTCCACTCTCCCAGCAACTACAGAGCTGTGCCCCCACGACAGAGCCCCGCCCTTCGACCAAtagctgctgccactgccaaacaCGCTCCTCCCATGAAAAGACTGTGGACTGGACTGGCAAGCTGTCCATCATCTCCGAGTCTCATCAGCcagtctcagcacatctcccTATCTAGCTCCCATCCGCTGAATTCTACTTCCTGTTTTGAGAGGTCTCCATCGGCGGCGAGGCAGCTGCAGATCATAGCCCTCTCCTCCGGCCGCCAATCACAACCCTCTAATAGTGCACATGCCCATGCCTCTGTCCAATCACAGCCTTCTGACAGTGCACATGCCCATGCCTCTGTCCAATCACAACCCTCTAATAGTACTCATGCCCATGCCTCTGTCCAATCCCAGCCTTCTGACAGTGCACATGCCCATGCCTCTGTCCAATCACAACCCTCTAATAGTGCACATGCCCATGCCTCTGTTCAATCACAGCCTTCGGTCCAGGACTCTCCTCAGCTCGTTGGCGAATCACAGAGGACTTTAAGTGCTGAAAAATACAACCCTCATCCCCCCAAAGCCCCCGTGTGCaaaaccccctccaccctgccctcagccccctccaccctgccctcagccccctccaccctgccctcagccccctccaccctgccctcagccccctccaccctgccctcagcCCCCTTCCCCCTGCCCTCAGCCCCCGCTCTGCTGTCCCCACCTGCCCCTTGCCTCCAAACCAGCCCCCCCAATCCCAGTCAAaagcagaaagaggaggaggggacagagggagcgagggaggcagcagagacacggagagagagccacagagtgagggaggagagagagggggcgagggaggcagCAGAGACACGGAGAAAGAGccacagagtgagggaggagagagagggggcgagggaggcagcagagacacggagagagagccacagagtgagggaggagagagagggggcgagggagcgctctggggaggacagagaagtcggagagatggaggaccacagagagagagggacgacaGCGGAGatggacggagaaagagagaggacagcggAAGACAAGGAGGACCAGAAGAAGGAGCgtcctggaggagaagagaggatggagggagcggAAGATCGGAGGGAAACATGTCAAGAAGACCGAGGGGGAGAGTGGATGGATGTGGACCGATCCCACACACAGTCCAAGTCTCAGACGGGTTTCCCACAGCAACACTGTCATGTCGAACCAAACAAGAACCAGGACAAGGACCAGTGCAGCACCTCCCCGAACCAGACCCTGTTGGACCCTGCCAAAAAGACCCAATCGATAGACAAAGTAAACCTCTGTGAGAGCCTGTCAGCTCAATCTGACAACCTATCAG acagccctcctccccacctgccaGCTCTCTCCACCCATCTGTCATCCCCTCCCAGCCAATCGCAGGCCCAGCCTGAGACTTTCAGCGAATCACAGCCCGGGCCCTGGGCACAGAAGGTGTGGCCAGAGGGAGGTAGGCGGGTCCTGACTCACCTGGTGGAGGGCTTTGTGATCCAAGAGGGGCTTCAACCGTTTCCG gTGAACCGCTCGTCCCTATTGGTCCAGGAGGATGTGGGCGTGACCCAGAATAGTAATGGGGCCAATGGGGTGGAGCATGTCCCGCTGACAGACACGATCGCCCCCCCCTCCGCTCATTCATCCGATTCAGACGAAGAGGGCGGGGCCACGGATGATCCAATGACCT taAGGGCGGGTCCCAGAGAGAAAAAGGCGGTCCTTTACTGTCAGTTCTGCGCAAAGAGAGGCCACGCCCACAACTTTATGCGTTCCAAACGTTTCTGTTCCACTGCCTGTGCCCGGGG gtaTAATGTGGGTTTGACCAAGCGTCTGAGGGCACTGAGTGCAGGCAGCCGGGCGGAGGGCCGCAGCTCCAGCTCCGGCCTGAAGAGGGCGATGTCTGTCCCTGGGAAGCCTCTGCTCCTGAGGCTG CCGCGTGACCTCTGGAGTGCCCATCGCCATGACCacaaggacgaggaggaggaggatcctGCGGTCTCCATGACTACCAGGCTGGGGCGACGCGccggcaggaggagggagaggagggcatccGAGCCGGCGATGACCTCTGAACCCTGCGTGACCTCTCTCCTCCGACCTGCCCAGTGGAGCGTGGAGCAAGTCTGCGACTTCATCAACACTCTGCAAG GTTGTGGGGAGGTTTCCGAGGCGTTCCGGCTGCAGGAGATCGACGGCCAGGCTCTGCTCCTCCTGACGGAGGACCACCTCATGACCAGCATGAACATCAAACTGGGACCAGCTTTGAAGATCTGCGCCCACATCAACACTCTGAAACACCCCTGa
- the cldn11b gene encoding claudin-11b, whose protein sequence is MVHFFSQVSGSAVSCAGWVGVIIATATNDWVRTCDYTVATCMRMDELGSRGLWAECVISPALYHCVTLNQILTLPAYVQTSRALMICACLLGLPALALVMMAMPCVRLENETPRVKHRRAMMGGALILIMAVCGIVSTVWFPIGAHHDEGLMSFGGSLYAGWVGSALCVLGGAMILCCHGDDSSTLQRRENSFYYSRQGASATCTPLSATENHGKIAHV, encoded by the exons ATGGTGCATTTCTTCAGTCAAGTTAGCGGCAGCGCGGTGAGCTGCGCGGGCTGGGTCGGTGTTATCATCGCCACCGCAACCAATGACTGGGTGCGCACCTGTGATTACACCGTCGCCACCTGCATGCGAATGGATGAGCTGGGCTCGAGAGGTCTCTGGGCAGAATGCGTCATCTCCCCTGCGCTTTACCACTGTGTGACCCTCAATCAGATCTTAACTTTACCAG CCTATGTCCAAACCTCTCGCGCATTGATGATCTGCGCGTGCCTGCTGGGGCTTCCTGCCCTCGCGCTGGTGATGATGGCGATGCCGTGCGTGAGGTTAGAGAACGAGACGCCACGCGTCAAACATCGCCGCGCCATGATGGGTGGGGCACTCATCTTGATCATGG CCGTTTGTGGGATTGTGTCGACCGTCTGGTTTCCCATTGGTGCACATCACGACGAAGGCCTGATGTCGTTCGGCGGGTCGCTCTACGCAGGCTGGGTGGGCTCCGCTCTCTGTGTCCTCGGCGGAGCCATGATTCTCTGCTGTCATGGGGACGACTCCTCAACCCTCCAGCGAAGGGAGAACAGTTTCTACTACTCCAGACAGGGGGCGTCCGCCACATGCACCCCTCTCTCCGCCACGGAAAACCACGGCAAGATCGCACACGTGTGA
- the LOC136957974 gene encoding probable cationic amino acid transporter codes for MAGWLGRVAWGDAWYGLYSRLLRTKPIGVMGQGSDITELTEGAGAGLAKVLTTVDLVSLGVGSCVGTGMYVVAGLVAKAMAGPGVILSFCIAAFASILSGVCYAEFGVRVPKTTGSAYTYSYVTVGECVAFFIGWNLILEYLIGTAAGASALSSMFDSLANHSISNYMITHLGTLRGLGKGEESYPDLLALLISLVVTVIIVLGVRNTVGFNNVLNVVNMVVWVFIIIAGLFFVSAGNWEGGRFLPYGWSGVMHGAATCFYAFIGFDIIATTGEEAKNPNTSIPYAITASLITCLTAYVSVSVILTLMVPSDLIDGSAPLMEMFAVHGFLAGKYVVAVGSIAGLTVSLLGSLFPMPRVIYAMARDGLLFRFLAHVSPLTHTPVAACVVSGCLAAVMSLLVSLRDLIEMMSIGTLLAYTLVSVCILLLRYQPDTHIDTHHFLSPEGDEGPAEKEGVLSENTDGATPTNDDQMLIGPSGSSTFDPDGSSYHSGGAGGEADGSDFHSGPSSLLKRILGNHYYPLRVRLGVPDASARPTPASGRMVTRCTLLLFLLSFLLWAIIIFGVERGVGVGAVVAGLAAAALASAMAMLLVMILRQPQSGQILPYMAPCVPFVPVAAILVNSYLMLKLSPLTWARFAVWCSIGVLIYGCYGIWHSSLELSAKEEEAHASTYQRYDDHLDDNFTPDDDNQEDGQYQGWSAPEERGHHYQLSNQNQGADQFENQDGDQYQHDSEYQNQYEEGSEHGYQSGPAGQYSSGRSGGRANPGFDPQEGEY; via the exons ATGGCGGGGTGGTTGGGTCGTGTGGCGTGGGGGGATGCGTGGTATGGCCTCTACTCCCGTCTCCTCCGCACCAAGCCCATCGGGGTcatgggtcaggggtcagatatCACAGAGCTCACggagggggcaggggcggggctgGCCAAGGTCCTGACAACCGTAGACCTGGTGTCGCTAGGCGTGGGGAGCTGTGTTGGCACGGGCATGTACGTGGTTGCTGGGTTGGTTGCCAAGGCGATGGCTGGGCCCGGCGTCATCCTGTCCTTTTGTATTGCAGCATTTGCCTCCATCTTgtcag gagtgtgTTATGCAGAGTTTGGGGTGCGTGTGCCCAAGACCACAGGCTCCGCCTACACCTACAGCTATGTGACAGTGGGCGAGTGTGTGGCGTTTTTCATTGGCTGGAACCTGATCCTGGAGTACCTGATTGGCACAGCCGCGGGGGCGTCGGCCCTCAGCAGTATGTTTGACTCTCTGGCCAATCACAGCATCAGCAACTACATGATAACTCACCTGGGCACGCTCCGAGGACTGG GTAAAGGGGAGGAGTCCTACCCAGACTTGCTGGCCCTGCTGATATCCCTGGTCGTCACAGTGATCATAGTGCTGGGGGTACGTAACACGGTGGGCTTCAACAACGTTCTGAACGTTGTCAACATGGTGGTCTGGGTCTTCATCATCATTGCCGGACTGTTCTTCGTTTCCGCCGGCAACTGGGAAGGAGGCCGGTTCCTTCCTTACGGCTGGTCAGGG GTGATGCATGGAGCAGCCACTTGTTTCTACGCCTTCATCGGCTTTGATATCATCGCCAcgacgggggaggaggccaaGAACCCGAACACCTCCATCCCCTACGCCATCACCGCCTCGCTCATCACCTGCCTCACTGCCTACGTCTCC gtgagcGTGATCCTGACTCTGATGGTCCCGTCTGATCTGATCGATGGCTCCGCTCCCCTGATGGAGATGTTTGCAGTCCACGGCTTCCTGGCTGGTAAATACGTGGTGGCGGTGGGCTCCATCGCAGGACTGACCGTGTCTCTGCTGGGCTCCCTCTTCCCCATGCCCAGAGTCATCTACGCCATGGCCAGAGACGGGCTGCTCTTCAG GTTCTTGGCCCACGTGtctccgctcacacacacgccggtGGCGgcgtgtgtggtgtctggttgCCTGGCAGCAGTGATGTCTCTGCTGGTGAGCCTGAGGGATCTGATAGAGATGATGTCCATTGGCACCCTGCTGGCCTACACCCTGGTGAGCGTGTGCATCCTCCTGCTACGCTACCAGCCCGACACACACATCGacacgcatcacttcctgtccccggAGGGCGACGAGGGGCCGGCGGAAAAGGAAGGCGTTCTGTCCGAAAACACCGACGGAGCCACGCCCACTAACGATGACCAGATGCTGATTGGACCGTCCGGGTCGTCGACCTTCGATCCCGACGGCTCCTCTTATCACTCCGGGGGGGCAGGCGGCGAGGCAGACGGGTCAGACTTCCACAGCGGCCCGTCCTCCCTGCTGAAGAGGATTCTGGGTAATCACTACTACCCCCTGCGTGTGAGGCTGGGGGTCCCTGATGCCTCGGCCCGCCCCACGCCAGCCTCGGGGCGCATGGTGACGCGctgcaccctcctcctcttcctcctctccttcctcctctgggCCATCATCATCTTCGGCGTGGAGCGAGGGGTCGGAGTGGGCGCGGTGGTGGCAGGCCTGGCCGCCGCCGCGTTGGCCAGCGCCATGGCGATGCTGCTGGTGATGATCCTGCGACAGCCGCAGAGTGGGCAGATCCTGCCCTACATGGCGCCGTGCGTGCCGTTCGTCCccgtggcggccatcttggtgaACTCGTACCTCATGCTCAAGTTGTCCCCCCTCACCTGGGCCAGGTTTGCTGTCTGGTGCTCTATAG GTGTGCTGATCTATGGTTGCTATGGGATATGGCACAGCTCTTTGGAACTCAGCGCCAAAGAGGAGGAGGCTCACGCCAGCACCTACCAGCGCTATGACGACCACCTCGACGACAACTTCACCCCCGACGACGACAACCAGGAAGATGGACAGTACCAGGGCTGGTCCGCACCCGAAGAGAGAGGTCACCATTACCAACTTTCAAACCAGAACCAGGGAGCCGATCAATTTGAGAACCAAGATGGAGACCAGTACCAGCACGATTCAGAGTACCAGAACCAGTATGAGGAGGGCTCGGAGCATGGGTACCAGTCAGGACCAGCAGGTCAGTACTCATCCGGAAGGTCTGGGGGACGAGCCAATCCTGGCTTCGATCCACAGGAAGGGGAGTACTAA